The Formosa sp. Hel1_33_131 genome window below encodes:
- a CDS encoding GLPGLI family protein gives MNTNIKIAFLLFFTTASLIAQDFQGVATYKTQRKLDIKLDSTQTEGMQDQIMAMLKKQFEKTYILTFNKEESLYKEDESLAPPSTGGAMVFVSVMGGSGELYKNMKEQRYVKQSDLLGKVFLVQDSLKTNAWKLQGETKNIGTYTCFKATLEREVDSDMDDGSKKMQTVTAWYTPQIPVSNGPEEFQGLPGLILEISYDSQIILCSKISLNPTKQIKIKQPTSGTAVNQSEFDAIMIKKMKEMESQNHRGGDGDHVIELKIGG, from the coding sequence ATGAACACAAACATCAAAATTGCATTTTTACTTTTCTTTACGACGGCTTCACTAATAGCCCAAGATTTTCAAGGGGTTGCTACCTACAAAACCCAGCGTAAATTAGACATCAAACTCGACAGTACACAGACAGAAGGGATGCAAGATCAGATTATGGCAATGCTCAAAAAGCAATTTGAAAAAACATATATTTTAACGTTCAATAAAGAGGAATCTCTTTACAAAGAAGATGAATCTCTAGCACCACCATCTACAGGAGGAGCGATGGTATTTGTTTCGGTTATGGGTGGTTCTGGGGAATTGTATAAAAACATGAAGGAGCAGCGTTATGTCAAACAAAGCGACTTGCTTGGAAAGGTGTTTTTGGTTCAGGATTCTTTAAAAACAAACGCATGGAAACTGCAAGGCGAGACCAAAAACATTGGCACCTATACCTGCTTTAAAGCAACACTCGAGCGCGAAGTAGATTCAGACATGGACGACGGTTCTAAAAAAATGCAAACAGTCACGGCATGGTACACACCACAAATCCCTGTGAGTAATGGCCCCGAAGAATTTCAAGGATTGCCAGGGCTTATTTTAGAAATAAGCTACGATTCACAAATCATTTTATGCAGTAAGATTTCTTTAAACCCCACAAAACAAATTAAGATTAAACAACCGACGAGCGGAACGGCTGTAAATCAGTCGGAATTTGATGCCATTATGATCAAAAAGATGAAAGAAATGGAATCTCAAAACCATCGTGGTGGTGACGGTGATCACGTGATTGAACTTAAAATAGGAGGTTAG
- a CDS encoding GLPGLI family protein: MIFRTKTPFIGLILLLFSTLSFSQNFQGKAYYFSKTSADMDGWGGRKMSEDQKKQIADRMRNMLEKTYILTFDREASTYKEEELLEAPGGGRGFGMWGSSFTAGMQYKNIKSQQFLQDQEFFGKQFLITDSLAKLDWKLGTETKQIGQYLCMKATAIKTVDEFDWRSMRRKPKSKEVKEGEVKKDSTVTAVSEDLEIPKQIEVTAWYTPQIPVSQGPGDFWGLPGLILEVNTDKTTILCSKIILNPQEKVEIKAPEKGDVVSRKEYNETVKNKMEEMRSMYGGRRNNRRN, translated from the coding sequence ATGATTTTTAGAACTAAAACCCCTTTTATTGGGCTTATACTGTTGCTATTCTCAACCCTTAGCTTCTCACAAAATTTTCAAGGTAAAGCCTATTATTTTTCCAAAACATCCGCTGATATGGATGGCTGGGGCGGTCGAAAAATGAGTGAAGATCAAAAAAAACAAATTGCAGACCGCATGCGCAACATGTTAGAGAAAACCTATATTTTGACCTTTGACAGAGAAGCCTCTACTTATAAAGAAGAAGAGCTGCTAGAAGCCCCCGGCGGAGGGCGTGGGTTTGGTATGTGGGGCAGTAGTTTTACTGCGGGAATGCAATATAAAAACATTAAATCTCAACAATTTTTGCAAGACCAAGAATTTTTTGGAAAGCAATTTCTAATCACAGATTCTTTAGCGAAGCTCGATTGGAAATTAGGAACCGAAACAAAACAAATTGGTCAATATCTTTGTATGAAAGCCACCGCCATTAAAACTGTGGACGAATTCGATTGGCGTAGTATGCGAAGGAAACCGAAATCCAAAGAAGTTAAAGAGGGCGAAGTCAAAAAAGATTCTACCGTAACTGCTGTTTCTGAGGACCTAGAAATTCCAAAACAAATTGAAGTCACAGCATGGTACACGCCACAAATTCCTGTGAGTCAAGGCCCAGGAGATTTTTGGGGACTTCCGGGGTTAATCCTTGAAGTGAATACAGATAAGACCACTATTTTATGCTCAAAAATCATACTCAACCCACAAGAAAAAGTTGAGATCAAAGCTCCAGAAAAGGGCGATGTGGTTTCACGAAAAGAGTACAATGAGACGGTCAAGAACAAGATGGAAGAAATGCGCTCCATGTATGGAGGTCGTAGAAACAACCGTCGAAATTAA
- a CDS encoding sodium-translocating pyrophosphatase → MESMMIYMPIGMAILGLIYMLIKKSWVMKQDAGDGKMKEISEHIYEGALAFLKAEYRLLTFFVIGASIVLAGVAFYMNSTYLIVVAFVIGAIFSAFAGNMGMKIATKTNVRTTQAAKTSLPNALKVSFGGGTVMGLGVAGLAVLGLTMFFIIFFQLFMGGEWTNTSDMTIVLEALAGFSLGAESIALFARVGGGIYTKAADVGADLAGKVQADIPEDDPRNPATIADNVGDNVGDVAGMGADLFGSYVATVLAAMVLGNYVIKDMGGSITDAFGGIGPILLPMSIAGVGIIISLIGTLLVKISSNDAKEADVQKALNIGNWASIAMVAAACFGLVTWMLPATMQMEFFGEGLQEISSIRVFYACLVGLVVGAGISAFTEYYTGLGSKPILKIVQQSSTGAGTNIIAGLATGMISTFSSVLLFAAAIWASYALAGFYGVALAASAMMATTAMQLAIDAFGPIADNAGGIAEMSEQDPIVRERTDILDAVGNTTAATGKGFAIASAALTSLALFAAYVTFTGIDGINIFKAPVLAMLFVGGMVPVVFSALAMNAVGKAAMEMVNEVVRQFKEIPGIMEGTGKPEYDKCVDISTKASLKEMMLPGILTIGFPIVVVLVGKLVYQDNNMLVAEMLGGYMAGVTVSGVLWAIFQNNAGGAWDNAKKSFEAGVEINGVMTYKGSEAHKAAVTGDTVGDPFKDTSGPSMNILIKLTCLIGLVIAPILGGHSLEAEHPQDVNLEVIYNSEDSVNSAKANITYSKMVNGSVVEVEKTFKGTEQEVEAAVDAFLNENSIK, encoded by the coding sequence GGCGTTGCTTTCTATATGAACAGTACATATCTAATTGTAGTCGCCTTTGTGATAGGGGCTATATTTTCTGCATTTGCAGGAAACATGGGAATGAAAATTGCAACCAAAACAAATGTTAGAACCACACAAGCTGCAAAAACAAGTTTACCAAATGCATTAAAAGTTTCTTTTGGTGGTGGTACGGTGATGGGACTTGGTGTTGCTGGTTTAGCGGTTTTAGGTTTAACAATGTTCTTTATTATATTCTTTCAGTTGTTTATGGGAGGTGAATGGACGAACACGAGTGATATGACAATTGTTTTAGAAGCATTAGCAGGGTTCTCTTTAGGAGCGGAGTCTATTGCATTATTTGCAAGAGTTGGTGGAGGTATTTATACCAAAGCGGCTGATGTAGGCGCTGATTTAGCAGGAAAAGTTCAAGCGGATATCCCTGAGGATGACCCAAGAAACCCAGCAACAATTGCTGATAATGTTGGTGACAACGTTGGAGATGTTGCAGGAATGGGAGCCGATTTATTTGGATCTTACGTAGCAACTGTTTTAGCAGCCATGGTTTTAGGAAACTATGTCATTAAAGATATGGGAGGAAGCATTACAGATGCTTTTGGCGGAATAGGACCAATTTTATTACCAATGTCAATTGCAGGTGTTGGAATTATCATTTCTCTTATCGGAACCTTATTAGTTAAAATTTCATCGAACGATGCAAAAGAAGCAGACGTACAAAAAGCATTAAACATAGGAAACTGGGCATCTATTGCAATGGTTGCTGCAGCATGTTTTGGATTGGTCACTTGGATGTTACCAGCAACAATGCAAATGGAATTCTTTGGTGAAGGTCTTCAAGAGATATCTTCAATACGCGTATTTTATGCCTGTTTAGTAGGACTTGTAGTAGGCGCTGGAATCTCAGCATTTACTGAATATTATACAGGATTAGGTTCGAAGCCAATCTTGAAAATTGTACAACAATCAAGTACAGGTGCAGGAACCAACATTATTGCTGGTTTAGCAACAGGGATGATTTCTACATTCTCTTCTGTATTATTATTTGCAGCTGCGATATGGGCGTCTTATGCCTTAGCTGGATTTTACGGAGTTGCATTAGCCGCTTCTGCAATGATGGCAACCACGGCGATGCAATTAGCCATCGACGCTTTTGGACCTATTGCTGATAACGCAGGTGGTATTGCAGAAATGAGTGAACAAGATCCGATTGTAAGAGAACGTACCGATATTTTAGATGCTGTTGGTAACACAACTGCTGCAACTGGTAAAGGGTTTGCAATTGCTTCAGCAGCCTTAACCTCTTTAGCTTTATTTGCTGCCTATGTAACTTTTACAGGGATTGATGGAATTAACATCTTTAAAGCTCCGGTATTAGCCATGTTATTTGTAGGTGGAATGGTACCTGTAGTATTCTCTGCATTGGCAATGAATGCAGTTGGGAAGGCAGCTATGGAAATGGTAAACGAAGTGGTAAGACAGTTTAAAGAAATTCCAGGAATTATGGAAGGCACTGGAAAACCAGAATATGATAAATGTGTAGATATTTCAACGAAGGCATCATTAAAAGAAATGATGTTACCAGGAATCTTAACAATTGGGTTCCCAATAGTAGTTGTATTGGTAGGGAAGTTAGTATATCAAGACAACAATATGTTGGTTGCTGAAATGCTTGGAGGGTATATGGCAGGAGTTACTGTAAGTGGTGTACTTTGGGCTATTTTCCAAAACAATGCTGGAGGTGCTTGGGACAACGCTAAAAAATCTTTTGAAGCAGGTGTTGAGATCAACGGTGTCATGACTTACAAAGGATCGGAAGCTCACAAGGCAGCCGTCACTGGAGATACTGTTGGAGATCCATTTAAAGATACATCAGGACCTTCAATGAACATCCTTATTAAATTGACATGTCTTATTGGATTGGTGATTGCACCTATCTTAGGAGGACACTCTTTAGAAGCAGAACATCCTCAAGATGTGAATTTAGAAGTTATATACAATTCAGAAGATTCTGTAAACTCAGCGAAAGCCAACATCACTTATAGTAAAATGGTGAACGGTTCTGTTGTAGAGGTTGAGAAAACCTTTAAAGGAACAGAACAAGAAGTTGAAGCTGCAGTCGATGCGTTTTTAAATGAGAATAGTATAAAATAG
- a CDS encoding deoxynucleoside kinase, producing the protein MHVAIAGNIGAGKTTLTQLLAKHYKWEAQLEDVVDNPYLDDFYNQMERWSFNLQVYFLNSRFRQVLQIRESGKDIIQDRTIYEDANIFAPNLHAMGLMTNRDFENYSSLFGLMESLVQSPDLIIYLRSSIPNLVSQIHKRGRDYENSISIDYLSRLNERYEAWIHGYAKGKLLIIDVDNLDFVENEEDLGFIINKIDAEINGLF; encoded by the coding sequence ATGCATGTTGCAATTGCCGGAAACATCGGGGCAGGAAAGACAACCTTAACCCAATTACTCGCGAAACATTACAAATGGGAAGCCCAACTAGAAGATGTGGTGGACAACCCCTATTTAGATGATTTCTATAACCAAATGGAACGTTGGAGTTTTAACCTCCAAGTGTATTTTTTAAACAGTAGATTCCGTCAGGTGTTGCAAATTCGCGAAAGCGGAAAAGACATTATTCAGGACCGTACGATTTATGAAGACGCCAATATCTTTGCTCCGAACTTACATGCGATGGGCTTGATGACCAATCGCGATTTTGAAAATTACTCCTCTCTTTTTGGACTTATGGAATCTTTGGTACAAAGTCCAGATTTGATCATTTATTTGAGAAGCTCTATTCCGAACCTTGTGTCTCAAATTCACAAGCGTGGACGTGATTATGAGAATTCTATAAGTATTGATTACCTGAGCCGTTTAAATGAGCGCTACGAAGCTTGGATCCATGGCTACGCTAAAGGGAAGTTACTGATCATTGATGTGGATAATTTAGATTTTGTTGAAAATGAAGAAGACCTTGGTTTTATCATTAACAAAATTGATGCTGAAATAAACGGTTTGTTTTAA